Genomic segment of Methanolobus mangrovi:
TGTTATCTCGAACCTTTTCCGCAAGTTTGAGCGCATTTTCATCATTGATGGTCATAATAAGTTCTTCAGTGTAACCCTTGACAACACTTGCAGGCGTTAGCAGGTCATGTCTGATAATGTCAGTGAACAGATCCTTCAGTTCATTTGAATGCTTGAGTTCACCTGCATATCTCTTTAACCTCTCTTCAGCCTTCTTTCTCTCAGTTATATCCCTTGCAACTGAGATAATTGCCTGCTCTCCTTTGTATTCAATTAATCTTGAATTAACTTCGTGAGGTAATAAGGAACCATTCTTGTGAACATCATATATCTCAAAAATAATATTCTTCTCTTTCATTATGCGTTCAGTATAGCCATCCATCATGGGTCTCATTCCTGGCCACACCAGATCTTTTGGAGACATTTCAAGCATTTCATCTTTAGTGTATCCTGTGGAAGAGACTGCAGCTTTGTTAACGTCTATGAATTTACCATGAGGTTTGTGAATCGATATCAGGTCATCAATATTATTAAATATCGTCTTGAGATTATTCTCCGACTCTACTAGCATTGCTTCCATTTTTCTGCTCTCTGTAATATCCTCTCCTGAACTTATTACGCCAATGCGCTTGCCATTTTCATCCTCAAGAGGGACATCATGCCAGAATATCAGTCTTTCTTCACCACTTTTAGTGAGTATCAGGTTTTCAAAGTATTCCGGTGGATCTATCTCCCCATTAATTACCTTTATAAAATTCTCCCTGGTAATATCCCTTACACTCTCGGGAAGGAACTTGTCAAACCAGCTCGCACCTATGATCTCATCTTTTGTGTATCCAAGAACTTCAGCTCCTTTTTTGTTAACAAACGTAATGTTTGTGTCAACACCAACTATCCCTATTATAGAACCGGCGACATCCAGGTAATTCTCAAGTTTATCCCTTTCTTGCTTTAGGATGTCTTCAATGCATTTCCTTTCGCTGATGTCCCTTAGAATCAGAAGTTTTGCTTCACTGCCTTCATAATCAATAACAGAACCTGTGATCTCAACAGGTAGCTCCTGCTTGTTTTTCGTCAGCAGATCGACATGGAATATTGCTTTATTGGCAATATTGCTATTGCATTGGTTGAGCCATTCAATGGATCTTTGATGATCTTCGGTTGGAATAAGTTTAAGGTAGCGTTCATTGATAATATCTTCATATTCATATCCGGTAATATCCAGTGCTTTCGAGTTTGCAAATCTTACGAGTCCTTTCTGAACGATAATAATTCCATCATTTCCTTTTTCCACGATGGTTGAATACTTTCTTTCAGACTCCTGCAGTTCCAACTCGGCTTTTTTTGCCTCAGAGATATTCCTTGCAACACAGATGAATGTCTTTTCATCATTGTTTGCAAGTGGTTTGCATGTGATGCTCATAGGTACTATCTCTCCACTTTTACACCTATGATCAAATTCGAATGTCGAGCTTCCTTTTACAGCAGCATCTTTTATCATGGGGGAGTTTTCAAAATTATCTGAACATTGGGTCAACAAGTCTTTGATATTCATTTGATGCAGTTCTTCTGCAGTATATCCTGTGCAGGTCTCAAAACTTGTATTGAAGTCAAGTATATTCCCATTTGAATTCACGACAAATAGGTAATCTTCAAGTTTGTTGCAGTAACTCCTCATCTTTTTTTCAATATTATCTAATTCCATTACTTTTTTTCTTTTTTCAAAAAAGAGCGATATCATTCTGGAAATAAGATGCAGCATCTTTTCATAATTATGGATTAGATCAGCATTATTTTCAATTTCTGTATCCTTGCCTGCGATTATGATCTCAATGAAGCCTTCTTTCTTGCCATTTACAGTAATATCACTGGTAAGAATAATACCAGGTTTGCTGTAGGAATCAGATTCACAATGCTCATCAAGCCATGATATTTTAACGGACATATTTTCAGGTTCAGAAAACAAGGATGGTATCCGCTCTACCAGTATCTTTAACATTTCTTCTACAGATGTCTCATCCAGTATAGTATCAACTAGATCCGCTATGCCTGCTATGCTATGTTCAGTGTTGCTAGAGTATCCATTCATTTCCCACTTTCCCCAGGAGTAATAAACGGCTGATAATTTCAATATACACTGGAATGTGATTGCATTCCACCCTACCCTACTAACCATATGCTTCTATAAGTTATAAATATATTCGCCAAAAGTATATTTGATAAAAATATTTTATAAAATTAGTTTATTTAAATCATTTCAAAAAAGATTAAAGCAACAAGAATTTGATTTAAGCATATATGCAGCTTTCAATAGAACTTATATCCTGACCTGCAACGGAATTAATAATACTAAGGTAATCCGCATTACTGATATCATTTCCAGCATTTATGAATTGCCGGTTCATTTCCTGCAATGAATCAATACCTATTTTTTCATATAATGTAAATGTCAGGTAAAATGCTTTTTTATATCCGAAGTCCACACGTTCTTCAGTAGAATCATCGATACTTTCAGGTGTGCTCCAATCCGATAGTGGATAATCATATTGATCCTTCAGATCTTCGTATTTGTCAAGGAATCTGTCACGTCTAGAGTCTGCTTCATCAGGTTCCATTTCACTAAGGACCAAATATGTATATAGGTCTGCATAACCTTCATCCATCCACAATTGGTCAAAGTTGCAGGCACGTGTCCAGTAATGTGCAAGTTCATGTATG
This window contains:
- a CDS encoding PAS domain-containing sensor histidine kinase, with the protein product MNGYSSNTEHSIAGIADLVDTILDETSVEEMLKILVERIPSLFSEPENMSVKISWLDEHCESDSYSKPGIILTSDITVNGKKEGFIEIIIAGKDTEIENNADLIHNYEKMLHLISRMISLFFEKRKKVMELDNIEKKMRSYCNKLEDYLFVVNSNGNILDFNTSFETCTGYTAEELHQMNIKDLLTQCSDNFENSPMIKDAAVKGSSTFEFDHRCKSGEIVPMSITCKPLANNDEKTFICVARNISEAKKAELELQESERKYSTIVEKGNDGIIIVQKGLVRFANSKALDITGYEYEDIINERYLKLIPTEDHQRSIEWLNQCNSNIANKAIFHVDLLTKNKQELPVEITGSVIDYEGSEAKLLILRDISERKCIEDILKQERDKLENYLDVAGSIIGIVGVDTNITFVNKKGAEVLGYTKDEIIGASWFDKFLPESVRDITRENFIKVINGEIDPPEYFENLILTKSGEERLIFWHDVPLEDENGKRIGVISSGEDITESRKMEAMLVESENNLKTIFNNIDDLISIHKPHGKFIDVNKAAVSSTGYTKDEMLEMSPKDLVWPGMRPMMDGYTERIMKEKNIIFEIYDVHKNGSLLPHEVNSRLIEYKGEQAIISVARDITERKKAEERLKRYAGELKHSNELKDLFTDIIRHDLLTPASVVKGYTEELIMTINDENALKLAEKVRDNNDRLIELLETATKLAKLQKNEDIVFENMDIVPIFKMVLDSFKTQHEMKEHEIVFTADGPCPSVVNTVIEEVFANLLSNAIKYSPPKSRIEITFSDENNMWKTSVTDFGIGISDKDKPLLFNRFHRADKKGIKGTGLGLAIVKRIIELHGGKYGVEDNPAGHGSVFWVMLKKA